In Treponema sp. OMZ 798, the following proteins share a genomic window:
- a CDS encoding CarD family transcriptional regulator, with amino-acid sequence MSKKFVFSAKEVVVYPGQGVGTVTDITKKEIAGEVIDYYVIYLADSDMTVLVPITGIDNLGIRRIVTKTEAEAALKFLSEDFEPIPIDWKARYQMNMDLFKSGKILDTASVVRSLYQRSKTKELPIQERKLYDSAYRIFQDEIAAALKMTKTEVEASIHLHLEPLGGPIEKFKDEYDDDDDDLIVNEDERLDDDDMDEDDIEDSDMYEDD; translated from the coding sequence ATGAGTAAGAAATTTGTTTTTTCCGCAAAAGAAGTTGTCGTTTACCCGGGTCAGGGTGTTGGTACTGTCACCGATATCACCAAAAAAGAGATAGCCGGCGAAGTTATAGACTATTATGTTATTTATCTGGCTGACTCCGATATGACGGTCTTAGTTCCTATTACCGGAATCGATAATCTTGGAATAAGGCGCATAGTAACAAAGACAGAAGCTGAAGCAGCCCTCAAATTCCTGTCTGAAGATTTTGAACCCATCCCCATAGATTGGAAGGCACGCTATCAAATGAATATGGATTTATTTAAAAGCGGAAAAATCTTGGACACAGCCTCTGTTGTACGCTCCCTCTACCAGCGCAGCAAAACAAAGGAGCTTCCCATTCAGGAAAGAAAGCTCTACGACTCAGCCTATAGAATTTTTCAAGACGAAATAGCAGCAGCATTAAAGATGACGAAAACCGAAGTAGAGGCATCCATACACTTACACCTTGAACCGCTCGGCGGCCCGATAGAAAAATTCAAAGATGAATATGATGATGACGATGACGACTTAATCGTAAATGAGGATGAAAGACTTGACGATGACGATATGGATGAAGACGACATAGAAGATTCGGATATGTATGAGGACGATTAA
- a CDS encoding nucleoside kinase, whose amino-acid sequence MASFKITFPDGTQKEFVHPVSARELVQYFPASPAPIVGIKVNNLVLPLNKTIDVQSKIEPVTLTDREGSNFYRRTLCLILAAAAKELYPGLRLLMGHSLDYGYYYTLEGKNSSKVDFKAIKAKMDEMVAQDMPIDTHWLSYEEALEKFEHSNQPDTYRLLNYTSKPRILINRLGSYEDLYFQPLMDRIGEVKVFDVMPYDNGFLLRFPRTSCPTKLSEFKDIPHLFEIYKEYKQWGKLVGVSSVGQLNDLITSRKIKDYVEITEILQNNKLAEIAKKVTAKKTARVILIAGPSSSGKTTSAKKLSMQLKVLGYVPKVISLDDFYLGIAKTPKKEDGRPDFECVEALDIELLNDVLLRLFKGETVEMPSYDFKVSSRRPEGKMFTPEQNTIFILEGIHALNDKLTAKIDESLKFKVYLSALTQLNLDDHNRIPTSDNRLIRRIVRDAQFRGSPAARTIGMWGDVRSGESKYIFPFQGNADAVFNTALDYELSVLKVYAEPLLKAVKPNQKEYNEASRLLTFLGNFLPLPAGFVHGQSILREFIGDSDFSYS is encoded by the coding sequence ATGGCTTCATTTAAAATAACCTTTCCTGACGGAACTCAAAAAGAATTTGTTCATCCTGTGTCGGCACGTGAGCTGGTGCAATATTTTCCGGCCTCCCCTGCTCCTATAGTAGGCATAAAGGTCAACAATTTAGTACTACCCTTAAATAAAACCATCGATGTACAATCCAAGATAGAGCCGGTAACCTTAACGGACCGTGAGGGCTCAAATTTTTACCGAAGGACACTCTGCCTTATTTTGGCAGCAGCTGCAAAGGAACTCTATCCCGGCTTAAGGCTTTTAATGGGGCACAGTTTGGATTACGGTTATTATTACACCCTCGAAGGAAAAAATTCATCTAAGGTAGACTTTAAGGCTATCAAGGCAAAAATGGATGAGATGGTAGCTCAAGACATGCCTATCGATACCCATTGGCTTTCCTACGAAGAGGCTTTGGAGAAATTCGAACACTCAAATCAGCCTGACACCTATAGGCTTTTAAACTATACCAGCAAGCCTCGCATTTTAATAAACCGTTTAGGCAGCTATGAAGACCTTTATTTTCAGCCCCTCATGGATAGAATAGGAGAGGTTAAGGTCTTTGATGTAATGCCCTATGATAACGGCTTTTTACTCAGGTTTCCGAGGACCTCATGTCCTACAAAACTTTCAGAATTTAAAGACATACCCCATCTTTTTGAAATTTATAAAGAGTATAAACAATGGGGAAAGCTGGTAGGCGTTTCCTCGGTAGGTCAGCTAAACGATTTAATTACTTCAAGAAAAATAAAAGATTATGTCGAGATTACCGAGATACTCCAAAACAATAAACTCGCAGAAATAGCAAAAAAAGTAACGGCTAAAAAAACAGCACGGGTAATCCTGATAGCAGGGCCATCCAGCTCAGGAAAGACTACCTCCGCCAAAAAACTTTCAATGCAGCTTAAGGTCCTTGGTTATGTGCCTAAGGTTATAAGCCTTGATGATTTTTACCTCGGCATAGCCAAAACGCCGAAAAAAGAAGACGGGCGGCCCGACTTTGAATGCGTTGAAGCCTTGGACATTGAGCTTTTAAACGATGTACTCCTCCGCCTTTTTAAGGGCGAAACAGTCGAAATGCCCTCCTACGATTTTAAGGTGAGCAGCCGCCGTCCTGAAGGCAAGATGTTCACTCCCGAACAAAACACCATCTTTATACTTGAAGGAATACATGCTCTAAACGATAAACTTACGGCAAAGATAGACGAGTCATTAAAATTTAAGGTCTACCTTTCAGCCCTGACCCAGCTTAATTTGGATGACCATAACCGCATTCCGACTTCGGACAACAGACTTATAAGACGCATAGTACGGGATGCCCAATTTAGAGGCAGCCCTGCAGCAAGGACAATAGGAATGTGGGGCGATGTAAGAAGCGGAGAATCAAAATATATTTTCCCCTTCCAAGGAAACGCCGATGCAGTCTTCAACACAGCCCTGGACTACGAGCTTTCAGTCTTAAAGGTTTATGCAGAACCTCTTTTAAAGGCTGTAAAGCCGAATCAAAAGGAATACAACGAAGCATCGAGACTATTAACCTTTTTAGGAAACTTTTTACCTCTTCCGGCCGGTTTTGTGCATGGACAATCCATATTGCGAGAATTTATAGGAGACAGCGATTTTTCATACAGCTAG
- a CDS encoding FKBP-type peptidyl-prolyl cis-trans isomerase, whose product MKFIKNFTLILCCACLFFMFTACKDKKAESEASSEKTSAEAEKISVTENEVGYAFGVIIAQTVKQDGIKLNPQHILKGYNEAMAKDFNEKDIQDAQMIINQAFQIAQLEKAAKALEEANAFFEKNKAKEGVIVTESGLQYEVLSKGKEDFYPSENDEVEVNYIGKLVDGKVFDDSYKSGSSVKIQLSRVIPGWREGLKLMSQDAKFRLYVPPALAYGEQGIAQGNTVIIPGNAVLIFDIELVKIVPKK is encoded by the coding sequence ATGAAATTTATTAAAAATTTTACTCTTATTTTATGCTGTGCTTGTCTGTTTTTTATGTTTACGGCTTGTAAGGATAAAAAAGCTGAATCTGAGGCTTCTTCAGAAAAAACCTCGGCCGAGGCGGAAAAAATATCTGTAACCGAAAATGAAGTCGGTTATGCATTCGGGGTTATTATAGCACAAACCGTGAAGCAAGACGGTATAAAACTCAATCCTCAGCATATTTTAAAAGGTTATAATGAGGCGATGGCTAAGGACTTTAATGAAAAAGATATTCAAGATGCTCAGATGATTATAAACCAAGCCTTTCAAATAGCTCAGCTGGAAAAAGCTGCAAAGGCCCTTGAAGAGGCCAATGCCTTTTTTGAAAAAAACAAGGCTAAAGAGGGCGTTATAGTTACCGAATCAGGTTTACAGTATGAGGTGCTTTCAAAGGGTAAGGAAGATTTCTATCCTTCGGAAAATGACGAGGTTGAAGTAAACTACATCGGAAAACTTGTAGACGGAAAGGTTTTTGATGATTCATATAAAAGCGGATCAAGCGTAAAGATTCAATTATCGAGAGTTATTCCGGGTTGGAGAGAGGGATTAAAGCTGATGAGCCAGGATGCAAAATTCAGACTTTATGTTCCGCCGGCATTGGCCTATGGAGAGCAGGGGATTGCCCAAGGCAATACGGTTATAATTCCCGGCAATGCAGTCTTGATTTTTGACATTGAGCTTGTAAAGATCGTACCGAAAAAGTAG
- a CDS encoding ATP-binding protein yields the protein MDFSRKLPIGVQSFKVLRDDNYLYVDKTEYIYKLASTGRVYFLSRPRRFGKSLFLSTLEAYFLGKKELFKGLAIEKLEEAEKGKREIWQEYPVFYLDFNVGKYDNIEALNTNFNVFLSDLEEKYGTSRAEDNFAKRFEGLLKRAYEKTGKQAVVLIDEYDKPLLYSMENQSLNDEYRAVLKSFYSVLKSSDQYIRMAFLMGVTKFSKVSIFSDLNNLNDISLTPQFSGICGITHTELLKTFEPEIKALAQANELSYEACIKTLQQKYDGYCFSPDTERMYNPFSLLNVFFGNQFEYYWFATGTPTFLVNSLKRSDYHIPNLDGNVEMTSAGLSDYRAEAGSEIPVLFQAGYLTIKGYDKLLQLYRLGFPNDEVRYGFLYNLFPNYCNVVYAEGPFCIAQFYRDIIAGRVEEFMQRLKSIMASLPYDNIKKNTGESIALREHNFQVCVYLVFALLGQFIELEIPVANGRTDAVIKTDSAIYIFEFKLKEGAEAALKQIKEKNYAERFKAENKRIVLIGVSFDPEEKTVGEWLIEEG from the coding sequence ATGGATTTTAGTAGAAAGCTGCCGATAGGCGTACAGAGTTTTAAGGTATTGCGTGATGATAATTATCTCTATGTAGATAAGACCGAATATATTTATAAATTAGCCTCTACAGGACGTGTTTATTTTTTAAGCCGCCCGAGAAGGTTCGGAAAAAGCCTTTTTCTTTCGACATTGGAAGCTTATTTTTTAGGAAAAAAAGAATTGTTTAAGGGCCTCGCAATCGAAAAACTTGAAGAAGCCGAAAAGGGAAAAAGAGAAATTTGGCAGGAGTATCCCGTTTTTTACTTGGACTTTAATGTCGGAAAATATGACAATATTGAAGCTTTGAATACCAATTTTAATGTGTTTTTGTCCGATTTGGAAGAAAAATATGGTACATCCAGGGCTGAGGATAATTTTGCAAAACGCTTTGAAGGTCTTTTAAAAAGAGCCTATGAAAAAACGGGAAAACAGGCGGTTGTACTGATCGACGAGTATGATAAGCCTCTTTTATACTCTATGGAAAATCAAAGTCTGAACGACGAGTACCGTGCCGTTCTAAAATCCTTTTACTCGGTTTTAAAAAGTTCCGACCAATATATACGTATGGCTTTTTTGATGGGGGTGACAAAATTCAGCAAGGTCAGCATATTCAGCGACTTAAACAACTTAAACGATATAAGTCTAACGCCTCAATTTTCAGGCATCTGCGGAATAACTCATACCGAACTGTTAAAAACCTTTGAGCCCGAAATAAAGGCCCTGGCCCAAGCCAACGAATTAAGCTATGAGGCCTGTATCAAAACCCTACAGCAAAAATATGACGGTTATTGCTTTTCGCCCGATACTGAAAGAATGTACAATCCTTTCAGCTTACTCAATGTATTTTTCGGTAATCAATTTGAATATTATTGGTTTGCAACGGGAACACCGACCTTTTTGGTAAACTCCTTAAAGCGCAGCGATTATCACATTCCCAACCTTGACGGCAATGTGGAAATGACCTCGGCCGGTCTATCCGATTACAGGGCCGAAGCCGGTTCGGAAATCCCCGTATTGTTTCAAGCAGGTTATTTGACGATTAAGGGTTACGATAAGCTCTTGCAGCTTTACAGGCTGGGCTTCCCTAACGATGAAGTGCGTTACGGCTTTTTGTATAATCTTTTCCCCAATTATTGCAATGTGGTTTATGCGGAAGGGCCTTTTTGCATAGCCCAATTTTATCGGGATATAATTGCGGGCAGGGTAGAAGAGTTTATGCAAAGGCTAAAGTCGATAATGGCAAGTCTTCCCTACGACAATATAAAAAAGAATACCGGTGAAAGCATCGCTCTGAGGGAGCATAATTTTCAAGTCTGCGTATACTTGGTCTTTGCCCTCTTGGGACAGTTTATCGAGCTTGAAATACCTGTCGCTAACGGCAGAACGGATGCCGTAATAAAAACGGACTCAGCTATTTACATATTTGAGTTTAAACTGAAAGAAGGTGCCGAAGCCGCCTTAAAACAAATCAAAGAAAAAAACTATGCCGAAAGATTCAAGGCCGAAAACAAAAGAATAGTACTTATAGGCGTCAGTTTTGACCCTGAAGAAAAGACCGTCGGGGAGTGGTTGATTGAAGAGGGGTGA
- a CDS encoding IS3 family transposase → MGKIEKYSIDFKLEVVGKYERGTCGYKRLARTYGLSRDTVRDWCLNPRLHEITTMTRKKKINNEECDLEYYKTAALFWETYAKNIEAELAKQGKKKLVLKTMEDCLSIAPHTKIRKLCKVAGVSKSTFYYNRKNDSQAQKDAQIVTLLKKLPKEVLLRRGNKAKANIIRQKFGVLVNHKRIERICRAYGLLAKNRRRKFPKHYYEQRKQNKQNLPENILNRQFYAAEPLKKLCTDVSYFRTTKGWLYLSPVLDLYRNQISAYHMSTHNDEKPVMDMLDKLPCLEPGALLHSDQGAVYTSKAYTNRLREKKIIESMSRRATCRDNACMEHFFGTLKIESGYNELIKIRTPTEQEVRALIDNFIKYYNNERIQKNLGWQPPVEKYA, encoded by the coding sequence ATGGGAAAAATAGAGAAGTACAGTATTGACTTCAAACTAGAAGTTGTAGGAAAATATGAACGAGGAACATGCGGCTACAAAAGACTCGCCAGAACATACGGGCTTTCTCGAGATACCGTACGCGATTGGTGTCTAAATCCACGTCTGCATGAAATAACAACTATGACTCGGAAAAAGAAAATTAACAACGAAGAGTGCGACCTTGAATATTATAAAACGGCTGCTCTTTTTTGGGAAACCTATGCAAAGAATATCGAAGCGGAACTTGCAAAACAAGGTAAAAAAAAACTCGTTTTGAAAACGATGGAGGACTGCCTATCAATAGCACCGCACACGAAGATACGGAAATTGTGTAAAGTTGCAGGAGTTTCAAAGTCAACATTCTATTATAACCGGAAGAACGACAGTCAGGCACAGAAGGATGCACAAATCGTAACTTTGCTTAAGAAACTGCCCAAGGAAGTCCTATTACGGCGAGGAAACAAGGCGAAAGCGAATATTATAAGACAAAAATTCGGTGTTCTTGTGAATCACAAGCGCATCGAGCGTATTTGCCGAGCATATGGCCTTCTTGCGAAGAATAGAAGAAGAAAGTTTCCTAAACATTATTACGAGCAGCGCAAGCAAAACAAGCAAAACCTACCTGAGAATATTCTGAATCGTCAATTCTATGCAGCAGAACCGCTTAAAAAACTCTGTACGGATGTATCATATTTTCGTACCACAAAAGGATGGTTGTATCTAAGTCCTGTGCTTGATTTATATAGAAATCAGATTAGTGCATACCACATGTCGACTCATAATGATGAAAAACCGGTTATGGATATGTTGGATAAACTTCCATGCCTTGAACCCGGAGCGCTTCTCCATTCCGATCAAGGCGCAGTATACACTTCCAAAGCATATACAAATCGCCTTAGGGAAAAGAAAATCATTGAAAGTATGAGCCGTAGGGCAACCTGCCGGGATAATGCCTGTATGGAACATTTTTTCGGAACTCTCAAAATAGAAAGCGGATATAACGAGCTAATAAAAATCAGAACTCCGACAGAACAAGAAGTGAGAGCTCTGATTGACAATTTTATAAAATATTACAATAATGAGCGTATTCAAAAGAATCTCGGCTGGCAGCCGCCGGTCGAAAAATATGCTTAA
- the mazG gene encoding nucleoside triphosphate pyrophosphohydrolase: MENSQLIESFEALFNVIKRLRDPGGCPWDIAQTPMSMRRPLLEEAYEAADAIEEHKASGKDAEHVKEELGDILLNVLMISYMYEQEGLFSSADIMKNLTEKLIRRHPHVFGETEGYEGPESDKKASTPESVLNQWENIKEKIEKPKTESILDSIPKNFPPMLRALKISKKAAKAGFEWNEIGGVIEKIKEETAEFAEAVKSGSESAMEDEIGDVFFVAVNAARFLKIDPEMALMHANRKFETRFRFVESEMKKNGFDLLPENSEKMEEFWNKAKLEEKAKN; this comes from the coding sequence ATGGAAAATTCACAACTGATTGAGAGCTTTGAAGCTCTTTTTAATGTAATTAAAAGATTAAGAGACCCCGGAGGCTGTCCATGGGATATAGCCCAAACCCCGATGAGTATGCGCCGACCCCTTTTGGAAGAGGCCTATGAGGCCGCCGATGCAATAGAAGAACACAAGGCTTCCGGTAAGGATGCCGAGCATGTAAAAGAAGAACTTGGAGACATCCTTTTAAACGTACTTATGATTTCTTATATGTACGAACAAGAAGGGCTTTTTTCGTCTGCCGATATTATGAAAAATCTTACAGAAAAACTGATAAGAAGGCACCCCCATGTTTTTGGAGAAACCGAGGGCTATGAAGGCCCTGAAAGCGATAAAAAGGCTTCAACTCCCGAATCGGTTTTAAACCAATGGGAAAACATAAAGGAAAAAATCGAAAAACCTAAAACCGAATCGATTTTGGATTCCATTCCTAAAAATTTTCCGCCGATGCTTCGGGCCTTAAAGATTTCGAAAAAAGCTGCAAAGGCAGGCTTTGAGTGGAACGAAATCGGAGGCGTCATCGAAAAAATAAAGGAAGAAACGGCCGAATTTGCCGAAGCCGTTAAATCGGGCTCAGAGTCCGCTATGGAAGACGAGATAGGAGATGTCTTTTTTGTTGCAGTAAACGCTGCCCGATTTTTAAAGATAGATCCCGAAATGGCCCTCATGCATGCAAACAGAAAATTTGAAACCCGTTTTCGATTCGTCGAATCCGAAATGAAAAAAAACGGCTTTGACCTTTTGCCTGAAAATTCTGAAAAAATGGAAGAATTTTGGAATAAGGCTAAGCTTGAAGAAAAAGCTAAAAACTAA